A single window of Leptospira wolffii serovar Khorat str. Khorat-H2 DNA harbors:
- the purF gene encoding amidophosphoribosyltransferase, whose protein sequence is MSSIPNTSNLRTLVRDDKPKEECAIFGIFNSQEAANFTYLGLYSMQHRGQESSGIVSSDGEHLYRYAGMGLVANIFTEGKIRELTGSSAIGHNRYSTTGASFLRNAQPLRVESHLGPIALAHNGNLVNSWEVRSQLEKEGSIFQTTIDSEVIVHLMARSGETDLLSALSSALKKVRGAYSLVVLTKSQLIAVRDPNGFRPLVMGRREDGSVVFASETCAFDITDTTYERDVEPGEMIVVDRTGIRSFYPFPQARPALCIFEYIYFARPDSNIFGESVYKVRKALGNQLAQELPVEADVVIPVPDSANIAALGYSEASGIPFQSGLIRSHYVGRTFIEPDQKIRDFGAKIKYNVVKNVVEGKRVVIVDDSIMRGTTSRKIIKMIRNAGATEIHLRVSAPPTISPCYYGIDIPTHKELIAATHTIEEIRKYLRVDSIAYLSLDSMHRAVREHQGGGFCNACFTSDYPVDFQSDMGNQKSLFKEYEVEERVQR, encoded by the coding sequence ATGAGTTCGATTCCCAATACGTCCAATCTACGGACCCTAGTCCGAGATGACAAACCAAAAGAAGAATGTGCCATTTTCGGGATTTTCAATTCCCAGGAGGCCGCTAACTTCACCTACCTCGGGCTATATTCGATGCAGCATCGAGGCCAGGAATCCAGCGGGATCGTTTCCTCGGACGGAGAACATTTGTATCGTTACGCCGGAATGGGCTTGGTTGCGAACATTTTCACCGAGGGAAAAATCCGGGAACTCACGGGAAGTTCGGCCATTGGGCATAACCGGTATTCTACGACCGGTGCCAGCTTCCTTAGAAACGCCCAACCCCTCCGAGTGGAATCACATCTCGGGCCTATCGCTCTCGCCCATAACGGAAACCTAGTCAATTCCTGGGAAGTTCGCTCCCAACTGGAAAAAGAAGGTTCCATCTTCCAAACCACAATAGATTCAGAAGTCATCGTCCACCTGATGGCTAGATCCGGAGAAACGGATCTTCTCTCCGCACTTTCCTCCGCTCTTAAAAAAGTAAGAGGCGCTTATTCTTTGGTGGTTCTCACTAAAAGCCAATTGATCGCCGTGCGGGACCCGAACGGATTCCGTCCTCTTGTTATGGGGAGAAGGGAAGACGGTTCCGTCGTTTTTGCTTCGGAAACTTGCGCTTTCGATATCACGGATACCACTTACGAAAGAGATGTTGAGCCGGGAGAAATGATCGTAGTGGATCGGACAGGAATTCGTTCCTTCTATCCTTTCCCTCAGGCGAGACCGGCTCTTTGTATTTTCGAATACATTTATTTTGCAAGACCGGACTCCAATATTTTCGGAGAATCCGTTTACAAGGTTCGTAAGGCCTTGGGAAACCAATTGGCCCAGGAATTGCCGGTCGAAGCGGACGTGGTCATTCCTGTTCCGGATTCGGCCAATATAGCCGCGCTAGGTTATTCCGAGGCATCCGGAATTCCTTTCCAATCCGGGCTGATCCGTTCCCACTATGTGGGAAGAACTTTCATCGAACCCGATCAGAAGATCCGGGACTTCGGAGCGAAGATCAAATACAACGTGGTTAAGAACGTAGTAGAAGGTAAGCGTGTGGTCATAGTGGACGATTCCATCATGAGAGGGACCACGAGTCGTAAGATCATCAAGATGATTCGAAACGCAGGCGCTACCGAGATCCATCTGCGCGTCTCCGCTCCTCCTACGATTTCCCCTTGCTATTACGGGATCGATATTCCGACTCATAAGGAATTGATCGCGGCCACGCATACGATCGAAGAGATTCGGAAATATCTGAGAGTGGATTCCATCGCTTACCTTTCCTTGGATTCCATGCATAGGGCAGTGAGGGAACACCAGGGTGGCGGTTTCTGCAACGCTTGCTTTACCTCGGATTATCCCGTGGATTTCCAAAGCGATATGGGAAATCAAAAGAGCCTCTTTAAAGAATACGAGGTCGAGGAAAGAGTTCAAAGATAA
- a CDS encoding LIC13259/LIC11441 family protein encodes MKLFRILSAGLILVFVSCGKKENKPLLENEKALFESVLAENDKIVKSLLTTEEVAPDIKALSAALTALESAKGGLEEAAIQMKRDLAATENSDAETAFKAYSKFSESLAIVMKERGLQSGRNRFYCPMVKKTWVLAGQKIQNPYAPDMRECGDLIP; translated from the coding sequence ATGAAACTCTTTCGCATCTTATCCGCGGGTTTAATTCTAGTTTTCGTTTCCTGCGGTAAAAAAGAGAATAAACCGCTATTGGAGAATGAAAAAGCACTATTCGAATCGGTACTCGCCGAGAACGATAAGATAGTAAAAAGTCTCTTAACAACGGAAGAAGTCGCTCCGGATATTAAGGCATTGTCCGCGGCCCTGACCGCACTCGAGTCCGCAAAAGGCGGCTTGGAAGAAGCGGCAATCCAAATGAAAAGAGATCTGGCTGCTACCGAAAACTCGGATGCGGAAACCGCATTCAAAGCCTATTCTAAGTTCAGCGAGTCGCTGGCTATCGTCATGAAAGAAAGAGGCTTACAATCCGGAAGAAACCGATTCTATTGCCCCATGGTCAAAAAGACATGGGTATTGGCGGGACAGAAGATCCAAAATCCCTACGCTCCCGATATGAGAGAATGTGGAGATTTGATACCTTAA
- a CDS encoding (2Fe-2S) ferredoxin domain-containing protein: MYFDKHVFVCENVRAEGERPSCGPKGSPQILAYMKKRLQELGYKDKIRIQRAGCLDRCELGPVQVCYPAGVWFSLKTKEDAEEFIQKFIIKEEHASIQHLMLGEEE; the protein is encoded by the coding sequence ATGTATTTCGATAAACACGTATTCGTCTGCGAGAATGTAAGAGCCGAAGGAGAGCGTCCTTCCTGCGGCCCCAAGGGATCTCCCCAGATCCTAGCCTATATGAAGAAAAGATTACAAGAGCTCGGGTACAAGGATAAGATTAGAATCCAAAGAGCGGGATGTTTGGACAGATGCGAATTGGGACCGGTGCAAGTCTGTTATCCGGCGGGTGTATGGTTTTCCTTGAAGACCAAAGAGGACGCGGAAGAATTTATTCAAAAATTTATAATTAAAGAAGAACATGCTTCTATCCAACACCTTATGTTGGGCGAAGAGGAATAA
- a CDS encoding zinc-binding dehydrogenase, translating into MGGKTEIPKSYLAYELKEYSDKPGRAKIVEKETKPLKKGEVLIRMHSGSINPSDLMFMRGLYGIKKKLPVVPGFEGSGVVVASGGGWRANSLVGKAVACTAPGKGDGTYAEYMVTDGFSCIPLNKDTSLEQGACLFVNPITAWALLDQVIREKHKAYIQTAAASALGRMLLRLSAKKKIPGIHIVRRQEQVDLLKSLGAEHVLDSNSPNFERELRVLSNKLGATILLDAVAGELTGRALGAMPYGGKCVVYGALSEETIPFHAGLGIFQNKKIEGFWLSSWIPSQSPFRLWKVTSEVRSLLSKEFQTDIAAKIPLQEADRAIEEYAKNMTRGKVLITTGWNP; encoded by the coding sequence ATGGGCGGCAAAACGGAAATACCGAAATCGTATTTGGCTTACGAGCTAAAGGAATATTCGGACAAACCCGGCAGGGCAAAGATCGTAGAGAAGGAAACTAAACCTTTGAAAAAAGGAGAAGTATTGATCCGGATGCATTCCGGTTCCATCAACCCTTCCGACCTGATGTTCATGCGGGGATTGTATGGAATTAAGAAAAAACTTCCTGTGGTTCCCGGCTTCGAAGGAAGCGGAGTCGTGGTCGCTAGCGGAGGCGGTTGGAGAGCGAATTCTTTGGTGGGAAAAGCCGTAGCTTGCACCGCTCCCGGAAAGGGAGACGGAACATACGCAGAATATATGGTGACCGACGGATTCTCCTGTATTCCCTTAAACAAGGATACTAGTTTGGAGCAAGGGGCCTGTCTATTTGTGAATCCGATCACCGCTTGGGCCTTGCTAGACCAAGTCATTCGCGAAAAACATAAGGCTTATATACAAACCGCCGCAGCTTCCGCTTTGGGAAGAATGTTACTGAGACTTTCCGCTAAGAAAAAAATTCCGGGCATTCACATCGTAAGAAGACAGGAACAAGTGGATCTCTTGAAGTCCTTGGGAGCCGAGCATGTTTTGGATTCCAATTCTCCCAACTTCGAAAGGGAACTCAGAGTCCTTTCCAATAAATTGGGAGCCACGATTCTACTGGATGCGGTTGCAGGAGAATTGACGGGACGCGCTTTAGGAGCTATGCCTTACGGCGGAAAATGCGTAGTATACGGAGCGCTTTCGGAAGAGACGATTCCATTTCACGCAGGACTTGGAATCTTTCAGAACAAGAAGATAGAAGGTTTCTGGTTATCCAGTTGGATTCCTTCTCAAAGTCCTTTCCGACTCTGGAAAGTGACCTCGGAAGTTCGTTCTCTTCTAAGCAAAGAATTTCAAACCGATATTGCGGCTAAAATTCCACTACAGGAAGCGGATCGTGCCATCGAAGAATACGCTAAGAATATGACTCGAGGCAAAGTGCTGATCACGACAGGATGGAATCCCTAA
- a CDS encoding LEA type 2 family protein, whose amino-acid sequence MSKRFLVIGVLSVFTFTFSCFELRENVKKLQACKYRILETKTERIEILSFPPVPKILMSSILEIENPNDTEVKVYKFDLALFADNPNGQQAELAKVISTEETTVPAFSKSSIPLRIETSFENRNRQENLLLAILIARSLLAGKDPNLRIKGVVKYQSILGEVDLPVDEKLSVSPKRSEQSI is encoded by the coding sequence ATGTCTAAACGATTCCTTGTTATCGGCGTTCTGTCCGTATTCACTTTCACATTCTCCTGCTTCGAGTTAAGGGAGAATGTGAAAAAACTACAGGCCTGCAAATACAGGATATTGGAAACTAAAACGGAAAGGATAGAGATCCTATCCTTTCCTCCGGTTCCGAAAATCCTGATGAGTTCGATTTTAGAGATAGAGAATCCGAATGATACTGAGGTAAAAGTTTATAAATTCGATCTGGCCTTATTTGCGGACAATCCGAACGGACAACAGGCCGAATTGGCTAAAGTGATCTCTACTGAGGAGACTACGGTTCCCGCTTTTTCCAAAAGTTCTATACCTTTGCGGATCGAGACTTCCTTTGAAAATCGGAACCGCCAGGAAAATTTACTACTTGCGATTCTTATAGCGCGCTCCTTACTCGCAGGAAAGGATCCGAATTTGAGAATCAAGGGCGTGGTAAAATACCAATCGATCCTGGGCGAGGTGGATTTACCGGTAGATGAAAAGCTATCCGTATCACCTAAGCGTTCGGAGCAGAGTATTTGA
- a CDS encoding LIC13255 family lipoprotein, translating into MNCSDQDEDFYSFEESATRLLVAYSAKDAECGSNRQITSFVPGRTRKKDVDNCVLSIAVESCSFWTQAGDPVPFACKAIEYRLK; encoded by the coding sequence ATGAATTGTTCCGACCAGGATGAGGACTTCTATTCTTTCGAGGAATCCGCGACGAGACTACTCGTAGCCTATTCTGCAAAGGATGCGGAATGCGGTTCCAATCGACAGATCACCTCTTTCGTTCCGGGTAGAACCAGAAAAAAGGACGTGGATAATTGCGTACTATCGATTGCGGTCGAAAGCTGTAGCTTTTGGACCCAAGCAGGGGATCCGGTTCCCTTCGCCTGTAAGGCGATCGAATATAGATTGAAGTAA
- a CDS encoding DUF3293 domain-containing protein has translation MDSDSLRQAYLRTEYITYKPSFSIRVGRTHPDLDEFLSGKGVYSWAFLTAWNPGSILLTLEENKIRNSDLIRELGSLESIEGEGKAEDWKEESFLVLGIDLRNALELSKKFGQNAIVFGTYAKPAELVFVSK, from the coding sequence TTGGATTCGGATTCTCTCCGGCAAGCGTATCTGCGTACGGAATATATTACTTATAAACCTTCTTTTTCGATCCGTGTGGGTCGGACTCATCCCGACTTGGACGAATTTCTTTCTGGCAAAGGAGTCTATAGCTGGGCATTTCTCACCGCTTGGAATCCAGGTAGTATTCTTCTCACCTTGGAAGAGAATAAAATCAGAAACTCGGATTTGATCCGGGAACTAGGAAGTTTAGAATCGATAGAAGGAGAAGGCAAAGCGGAAGACTGGAAGGAAGAAAGCTTTCTAGTATTGGGGATCGATTTGCGGAATGCTTTGGAGCTATCGAAGAAATTCGGTCAGAATGCGATCGTTTTCGGAACATACGCAAAACCGGCCGAGTTAGTGTTCGTTTCTAAATAA
- a CDS encoding DUF1175 family protein, whose translation MFFRSGFLRFFSLLICWNCVRTFSPSLEPKEIRIPADGKTVVVLKILNPIFGSKDSFLLDAGSEWPVEIVSSEKTDREEILRLKAGTKPGKLRITTANGNFSDLELLDRSGDWDGDGFPDSAELSTESDRQAFRDWFVRISLSQYLKENSSWNRQERDCSGLVRFSYKEALKEHDLVWQQKTGIILDKNLPDVREFKYPDIPVIGINIFRVGEAEFGQFADAENLEKYQTSFVSKHIESGLPGDILFFRLDRGDGTNYHSMILVEEDGENPLLLYHTGSERGIKLIRAKELSKSDTFSPEEKNRSFLGVYRFRILE comes from the coding sequence ATGTTCTTTCGTTCTGGATTTCTTCGATTTTTTTCCCTATTGATTTGTTGGAACTGCGTGCGGACATTCTCCCCTAGTTTGGAGCCGAAAGAGATACGTATTCCGGCCGACGGAAAAACGGTCGTAGTTTTAAAAATTCTGAATCCTATTTTCGGGTCCAAGGATTCTTTTCTATTGGACGCCGGATCGGAATGGCCTGTCGAAATCGTTTCCTCCGAGAAAACCGATCGGGAAGAAATCTTGCGACTCAAGGCAGGGACCAAACCGGGTAAACTTCGTATAACGACTGCTAACGGAAATTTTTCCGATCTGGAATTATTGGACCGCTCCGGCGATTGGGACGGAGATGGATTTCCCGATTCTGCCGAATTGAGTACGGAATCCGATCGCCAGGCGTTTCGGGATTGGTTTGTACGTATTTCCTTGTCCCAGTATCTAAAGGAAAATTCCTCTTGGAACCGACAAGAGCGGGATTGTAGCGGATTGGTAAGATTCTCTTACAAAGAGGCTTTGAAGGAACACGATTTAGTCTGGCAACAAAAGACGGGAATCATATTGGACAAAAATCTTCCCGATGTCCGGGAATTCAAGTATCCGGATATACCCGTTATAGGAATCAATATATTTCGCGTCGGAGAGGCCGAATTCGGTCAATTTGCGGATGCGGAGAATTTGGAGAAATACCAAACCTCTTTCGTATCCAAACATATCGAATCAGGTCTTCCGGGAGATATATTATTCTTTCGTTTGGACCGGGGCGATGGAACAAATTATCATTCTATGATATTAGTGGAAGAAGACGGAGAAAATCCTCTGCTACTGTATCATACTGGTTCGGAGCGAGGGATCAAACTGATTCGAGCTAAGGAATTGAGTAAGAGCGATACCTTTTCCCCGGAGGAAAAGAATCGCTCTTTTCTAGGAGTCTATCGATTCCGGATTTTAGAATAG